One window of the Acidobacteriota bacterium genome contains the following:
- a CDS encoding ABC transporter ATP-binding protein, with the protein MTNVLIEMRHLTRVFQRDTVQVVALQDINLDIREKDFISLMGPSGSGKSTLLNLIAGIDRPTGGELRVLGEDLTALNEDELAGWRNEHVGFVFQHFNLIPVLTAFENVELPLLLTALSRKERREHVETALRLVNLSDRIHHYPRQLSGGEEQRVAIARAIVTDPTFILADEPTGDLDAESAGDILKVLEALNRDFGKTIVMVTHDPRAAAYAGINHHLEKGSLLEKAQAE; encoded by the coding sequence ATGACAAACGTTTTGATCGAAATGCGCCATCTGACCCGCGTGTTCCAGCGCGATACCGTCCAGGTCGTAGCGCTGCAGGACATCAATCTGGACATCCGCGAGAAGGACTTCATCAGCTTGATGGGACCCTCCGGTTCGGGAAAGAGCACCCTGCTCAACCTGATTGCCGGCATCGACCGGCCGACCGGCGGCGAGCTCCGGGTCCTGGGAGAAGACCTGACCGCGCTCAACGAAGACGAGCTGGCCGGCTGGCGCAACGAACACGTGGGATTCGTGTTTCAGCACTTCAACCTGATCCCTGTCCTGACCGCCTTCGAAAACGTGGAGCTTCCCTTGCTGCTGACCGCGCTTTCCCGGAAGGAAAGGCGGGAGCATGTGGAAACGGCCCTGCGTCTGGTGAACCTTTCAGACCGAATACACCACTATCCGCGCCAGCTCAGCGGGGGAGAGGAGCAACGGGTAGCCATCGCCCGGGCAATCGTCACCGATCCCACCTTCATCCTGGCCGACGAACCGACGGGCGACCTGGACGCCGAGTCGGCCGGGGACATCCTCAAGGTTCTGGAGGCATTGAACCGGGACTTCGGCAAGACCATCGTCATGGTCACCCACGATCCCCGCGCCGCGGCCTACGCCGGCATCAATCATCACTTGGAAAAAGGGTCCCTGTTGGAGAAGGCCCAGGCCGAGTGA
- a CDS encoding efflux RND transporter periplasmic adaptor subunit: protein MEKDLKALRIDRNRKRARPPRNLWLMGLMAFVLGAVLSGLVFLNLSLQTPDAAVADVQADRANAVPAVPGADGAPERNRTLLIASGYIVPRHRIEVSSRIMGKVAWVGVDKSDRVEKGQLLVRLEDAEFRAQLQQAQAGHDSARARLTELETGSRPEEIQRAEAELERSRADLENAELEHRRLSQLIESGVIAQQLVDDARSRRDMAKATVAVAEKNHLLLEIGPRTEQIQAARAELERSQADISYWQTQLKETEIRAPVNGTILERVVEVGEMVSAYFMGGAVLVALADLNDLQVEMDISQSDFHNISPENGCKMSPIAYPAREYECELDEIAPEANRQRATIEVKVQILKPDQYLRPEMDVQVTFFRRHPDSGAEAATPGETG from the coding sequence ATGGAAAAAGATTTGAAGGCGTTGCGGATCGACCGCAACCGGAAGCGTGCCAGGCCGCCCCGAAACTTGTGGCTGATGGGACTGATGGCTTTCGTTCTGGGCGCTGTCCTGTCCGGGCTGGTTTTCCTGAACCTGTCGTTGCAGACGCCGGATGCCGCGGTGGCGGACGTGCAGGCGGATCGGGCGAACGCCGTTCCTGCCGTCCCCGGGGCCGATGGGGCGCCGGAACGGAACAGGACGTTGCTCATCGCCTCGGGCTACATCGTCCCTCGCCACCGGATCGAAGTCAGTTCCAGGATCATGGGGAAGGTCGCATGGGTCGGTGTCGACAAATCGGATCGAGTCGAAAAAGGCCAGTTGCTGGTCCGGTTGGAGGATGCCGAGTTCCGGGCCCAACTCCAGCAGGCGCAAGCGGGTCACGACTCGGCACGGGCCCGCCTCACCGAATTGGAAACCGGTTCACGGCCTGAAGAGATCCAGCGAGCGGAGGCGGAGCTGGAACGAAGCCGCGCCGACTTGGAAAATGCCGAACTCGAACATCGACGATTGAGTCAACTCATCGAAAGTGGCGTCATCGCACAACAACTGGTGGACGATGCCCGGTCTCGCCGTGACATGGCCAAGGCCACCGTCGCCGTGGCCGAGAAGAACCATCTGCTCCTGGAGATCGGTCCGCGAACCGAGCAGATCCAGGCTGCGCGCGCCGAGCTCGAACGAAGCCAGGCGGACATCTCATATTGGCAGACCCAATTGAAGGAAACGGAGATCCGGGCGCCCGTCAACGGCACGATCCTGGAGCGGGTCGTCGAAGTCGGCGAAATGGTCTCGGCTTATTTTATGGGGGGAGCCGTCCTGGTGGCGTTGGCGGATCTGAATGATCTGCAAGTGGAGATGGATATCAGCCAGTCGGACTTTCACAACATCTCGCCGGAGAACGGATGCAAGATGTCTCCTATCGCCTATCCGGCCCGGGAATACGAATGTGAGTTGGACGAGATCGCGCCCGAGGCCAACCGGCAGCGGGCCACGATCGAGGTGAAGGTCCAGATTCTGAAACCGGATCAGTACCTTCGGCCGGAAATGGATGTTCAGGTCACTTTCTTTCGCAGGCACCCGGACTCCGGAGCCGAAGCGGCCACCCCGGGGGAAACCGGATGA